The DNA region TACTCCTAATGGTCAGTCACTAGTATACATGTGGAACATCACTCTTACTTCCTTATCTCTAACAAGAAGATTTCTTCTCCTACTGGAGCACAAGTCAGCTACTCCTAATGGTCAGTCACTAGTATACATGTGGAACATCACTCTTACTTCCTTATCTCTAACAAGAAGATTTCTTCTCCTACTGGAACACAAGTCAGCTACTCCTAATGGTCAGTCACTAGTATACATGTGGAACATCACTCTTACTTCCTTATCTCTAACAAGAAGATTTCTTCTCCTACTGGAGCACAAGTCAGCTACTCCTAATGGTCAGTCACTAGTATACATGTGGAACATCACTCTTACTTCCTTATCTCTAACAAGAAGATTTCTTCTCCTACTGGAACACAAGTCAGCTACTCCTAATGGTCAGTCACTAGTATACATGTGGAACATCACTCTTACTTCCTTATCTCTAACAAGAAGATTTCGTCTCCTACTTGAACACAAGTCAGCTACTCCTAATGGTCAGTCACTAGTATACATGTGGAACATCACTCTTACTTCCTTATCTCTAACAAGAAGATTTCTTCTCCTACTGGAGCACAAGTCAGCTACTCCTAATGGTCAGTCACTAGTATACATGTGGAACATCACTCTTACTTCCTTATCTCTAACAAGAAGATTTCTTCTCCTACTGGAACACAAGTCAGCTACTCCTAATGGTCAGTCACTAGTATACATGTGGAACATCACTCTTACTTCCTTATCTCTAACAAGAAGATTTCTTCTCCTACTGGAGCACAAGTCAGCTACTCCTAATGGTCAGTCACTAGTATACATGTGGAACATCACTCTTACTTCCTTATCTCTAACAAGAAGATTTCTTCTCCTACTTGAACACAAGTCAGCTACTCCTAATGGTCAGTCACTAGTATACATGTGGAACATCACTCTTACTTCCTTATCTCTAACAAGAAGATTTCTTCTCCTACTGGAACACAAGTCAGCTACTCCTAATGGTCAGTCACTAGTATACATGTGGAACATCACTCTTACTTCCTTATCTCTAACAAGAAGATTTCTTCTCCTACTGGAACACAAGTCAGCTACTCCTAATGGTCAGTCACTAGTATACATGTGGAACATCACTCTTACTTCCTTATCTCTAACAAGAAGATTTCTTCTCCTACTGGAACACAAGTCAGCTACTCCTAATGGTCAGTCACTAGTATACATGTGGAACATCACTCTTACTTCCTTATCTCTAACAAGAAGATTTCTTCTCCTACTGGAACACAAGTCAGCTACTCCTAATGGTCAGTCACTAGTATACATGTGGAACATCACTCTTACTTCCTTATCTCTAACAAGAAGATTTCTTCTCCTACTGGAACACAAGTCAGCTACTCCTAATGGTCAGTCACTAGTATACATGTGGAACATCACTCTTACTTCCTTATCTCTAACAAGAAGATTTCTTCTCCTACTGGAACACAAGTCAGCTATTCCTAATGGTCAGTCACTAGTATACATGTGGAACATCACTCTTACTTCCTTATCTCTAACAAGAAGATTTCTTCTCCTACTGGAACACAAGTCAGCTACTCCTAATGGTCAGTCACTAGTATACATGTGGAACATCACTCTTACTTCCTTATCTCTAACAAGAAGATTTCTTCTCCTACTGGAACACCAACAACCATCAGTCAGTTGAAGGTGGTCCACTAAGTCCAGTGTGCAAAATGAAGTGATCAAGACTTCCTTAGACAAAAATGAAAGTATTGAACATGAATTGTGTTTTCCAGAATCTGTAAAAGGGAGCGACAGTGAAGAAGATTTCCTTcaaaggaaaagcaaaacaaaacttGCTTCAGACTCTGATTCTGACAGTGATGTCAACACCAATGACAGTAAGTAAGAAGTCACCTGACCATCATGTGTCATTTGACTTTTCTTACTCTTTCATGTGTCATGTGACTTTTCTTACTCTTTCGTGTGTCATGTGACTTTTCTTACTCTTTCATGTGTCATGTGACTTTTCTTGCTTTTTCATGTGTCATATGACTGTTCTTGTTCTGTCATATTTCAGACAAGAAAAGTGTGGCAGATGATCTGTTTGGGGAGGCAGATGACATTTCTTCTGACAGTGATGCTGACAAACCCCCCACCCCTGGACAGCCTGGGGTACACACCTCCCTTTTCTGTCATACAACATGGCTTTACTTTCACCACACCATCTtccctctgtgtgtgtctgtgtgtgcgtctgtgtgtgtgtgtgtgcatctgtGTGCAcgcatgtgtgtctgtgtgcgtctgtgtggtgcgtgtgtgtgtgtgtaggatgcAGAGGATGGCGTGGAGGGCGAGCAGGCTGAGGAGGAGCCTGTGCCTGAGACTCGTATCGAAGTAGAGATTCCCAAAGTCAGCACTGATCTTGGATCAGACCTTTATTTTGTTAAGCTGCCCAACTTCCTGTCTGTGGAGCCCAGGTCAGAGCTCAGTTGACGCTGCCAGTTAAAGGACGTGGACTTTAATGATGTTCTTCTTTGTAGACCTTTTGACCCGCAGTACTAtgaggatgaatttgaggatgaGGAAATGCTGGATGAAGAAGGACGCACCAGACTCAAACTGAAGGTGTGTGGACTTCACCTTTTTGTGTGACGCACATTTACTGTAGACcagtaaaaacaactgtagaccagtaaaacaatgctgctattCAACTCTGGCTGCAAAATAAGACTTAGTAGAAGTATGATCATTATGTCTAACACAATTTGACAGTCAAAAGTAATCATTCTatgtgaccagtcttcctctcagggaataaaagtcactggtcactcccaagttcttttggatgacatatatgttgagtaaaaaggaccaccgagacagaatagtacttggccaagttttactaaagcaaCCATAGCATCGCTAAGAAGAGGTCTAAAAGTAGGACAAAAGGAGTTAACTCTTGTAGTGAGAAGGCAGCGTGTACGTGcgtgtatgtacgtgtatgtacgtgtatgtatgtgtgtgtacgtgtatgtacgtgtatgtacatgtatgtacgtgtatgtacgtgtatgtacgtgtatgtacgtgtatgtacgtgtatgtacatgtatgtacatgtatgtacatgtatgtacgtgtatgtacatgtatgtacgtgtatgtacatgtatgtacgtgtatgtacgtgtatgtacgtgtatgtacatgtatgtacgtgtatgtacgtgtatgtacatgtatgtacgtgtatgtacgtgtatgtacgtgtatgtacgtgtatgtacgtgtatgtacgtgtatgtacgtgtatgtacgtgtatgtacgtgtatgtacatgtatgtacgtgtatgtacgtgtatgtacatgtatgtacgtgtatgtacgtgtatgtacgtgtatgtaaCCCTATGATTGGGTGATTGTTGTGTGGTTAATGTCAGTTGCGGATGTTGTTGAAGTGAGTGTCAGTGAGTGGGTCATTGTTCATGTCCAGGTGGAAAACACCATCAGGTGGAGAGTCAAGCGAGACGAAGAAGGAAACGAAGCACGTGAGAGTAACGCACGTATCGTCAAATGGTCAGATGGAAGGTTGGTGTTAATGTCAGCCATGTTGTTTATTGAATAGTTCCCTAAAGGGTGGTGTTTGTTGTGTGCAGCATGTCCCTCCACCTAGGAAATGAAGTGTTTGACGTCTACAAAGCTCCTCTGCAGGGAGACCACAACCACTTGTTCATCCGTCAGGGAACTGGACTACAAGGACAAGCTGTGTTCAAAACCAAGCTCACCTTCAGGTACCTTGCATGTTCCTTAGATAGATTTTTATTCATCCTACAAGAAGAAATGATATAGTGCAGCTTCTTGCACATAGTAACACCTCATGAAAAACTAGTAGGAACACACGTTTGTTGACAGAAAtaggaacacatgtttgttgacagaagtaggaacacatgtttgttgacagaagtaggaacacatgtttgttgacagaagtaagaacacatgtttgttgacagaagtaagaacacatgtttgttgacagaagtaagaacacatgtttgttgacagaagtaagaacacatgtttgttgacagaagtaagaacacatgtttgttgacagaagtaagaacacatgtttgttgacagaagtaggaacacatgtttgttgacagaagtaagaacacatgtttgttgacagaagtaggaacacatgtttgttgacagaagtaggaacacatgtttgttgacagaagtaggaacacatgtttgttgacagaagtaggaacacatgtttgttgacagaagtaggaacacatgtttgttgacagaagtaagaacacatgtttgttgacagaagtaagaacacatgtttgttgacagaagtaggaacacatgtttgttgacagaagtaggaacacatgtttgttgacagaagtaagaacacatgtttgttgacagaagtaagaacacatgtttgttgacagaagtaggaacacatgtttgttgacagaagtaggaacacatgtttgttgacagaagtaggaacacatgtttgttgacagaagtaagaacatgtttgttgacagaagtaagaacacatgtttgttgacagaagtaagaagacatgtttgttgacagaagtaggaacacatgtttgttgacagaagtaggaacacatgtttgttgacagaagtaggaacacatgtttgttgacagaagtaagaacacatgtttgttgacagaagtaagaacacatgtttgttgacagaagtaggaacacatgtttgttgacagaagtaagaacacatgtttgttgacagaagtaggaacacatgtttgttgacagaagtaggaacacatgtttgttgacagaagtaggaacacatgtttgttgacagaagtaggaacacatgtttgttgacagaagtaggaacacatgtttgttgacagaagtaggaacacatgtttgttgacagaagtaagaacacatgtttgttgacagaagtaggaacacatgtttgttgacagaagtaggaacacatgtttgttgacagaagtaggaacacatgtttgttgacagaagtaagaacacatgtttgttgacagaagtaagaacacatgtttgttgacagaagtaagaacacatgtttgttgacagaagtaagaacacatgtttgttgacagaagtaggaacacacatttgttgacagaaGTTTGTTCCTTCTTCTTGCACCCTGGATGTTTCAAGAAGGACAAGATGAAGATAAAAACCAACTTCTCCATGTTGTTTACAAGTCTAACATGAAAATAACCTTCATGTTTCCTGCCAGGCCTCACTCCACTGACAGCGCCACACACAGGAAGATGACCTTGTCCTTGGCAGACCGTTGTTCCAAGACCCAGAAGATCCGAATCCTGCCAATGGCTGGACGGGACCCTGAGTCCCAGCGTAATGAGATGATTAAGGTAAGAACATGCTTGTTGTCATGGCGTCACACATAAtacatgaagaaatacgcttggtCTGCACAAGACTCTGAGCTGCTGATCCATCACAACCAGGACTAAGAACTTTGGCCTGTCATGGTTACTAAACCAAGCACACGTCAGATTGTTTTGATCAACAGTTCATTGTGTTTGGTCATGGAGAACTGATCTAAATCCTGAAACTCGTCGCCATCACTTCCTTCTGGACTTAGACATGTTAGGCTGAAATGTCCTTCTGGACTTAGACATGTTAGGTTGAAAGTTCCTTCAGGACTTAGACATGTTAGGTTGAAAGTTCCTTCAGGACTTAGACATGTTAGGTTGAAAGTTCCTTCTGGACTTAGACATGTTAGGTTGAAAGTTCCTTCTGGACTTAGACATGTTAGGTTGAAAGTTCCTTCTGGATCCCCAGAAAGAAGAGGAGCGCCTGCGAGCGTCTATCCGCAGAGAGTCCCAGCAGAGGAGGATGAGGGAGAAGCAGCACCAGAGAGGTTTGAGCAGCAGCTACTTGGAGCCTGATCGCTATGACGACGAGGAGGAGGGTGAGGAGGCCATCAGCTTGGCGGCCATTAAGAGCAAATACAAAGGAGGCGGCGGCTTGAGAGGTGAGCGCTCATCAGCATCTGGAacacaatctgtgcttcccaaaCGTTCTGAAGGAACTTCTCTCTGCAGAGGAGCGAGCAAGAATCTACTCTTCAGACAGTGATGAAGGTTCTGATGACGACAAGACCCAGAGACTGATGAAGGCCAAGAAGTTGGACAGTGATGAGGTGGGTGTCATGTGATGAGGTGGGTGTCATGTGTAACGCAGGTGTCAAATCCATACCTTTGCGGAGACTATTAGGCTCTTGCTCTCTATTACTCTTTGCGCTCTCCCTAGTCACGTGACCGCCGCAGTCCAATCAGCTTTGGTTATATGCCGATAGCAGGAAGCGACTGGTATGCTCTTGCTCTCTATTACTCTTTGAGTGCTGCGCGCTCTCCCTAATCATGTAACCGCCGCGGTCCAATCAGCTGTGCTTATAAGCCGGTAGCAGGAAGTGGCCAGTAGACAGGACGTGAGGGGAGACAGATTGTATTTCTGCTCGAGAGCCGACTACCAGCGCCGGATATTTTGTCATTAAGCTGTGTGTGACTGTAGAAGCGGAGTTGGCCAGGCTTCACTTTATGATGGCGAGCTAAGGAAAACAAGCATCTAGTCCAAGGATCGTTCTTGGGAGATTCCAGCCACCACCTGTTCTGTCTGGGCTGGTAGGAGGCTCTCAAGCCACCTTCTACACATTTTCACCTTTCTCCAAGAACTATTATCTGAGCTGAGATTTAAACAAGATCCGGAGACACTAAATAATTGAATTggaattgtatatatgtatatagtaactGTGTTTTTCTTCAAATTGCTTTCAcgttgaatggccattcaactCATTGTtgtgtatatatctgctgtccatcactaattctttaatacacgtgtatatatctgctgtccatccctaattctttaatacacgtgtatatatctgctgtccatcactaattctttaatacacgtttatatatctgctgtccatcactaattctttaatacacgtgtatatatctgctgtccatcactaattctttaatacatgtgtatatatctgctgtccatcactaattctttaatacacgtgtatatatctgctgtccatcactaattctttaatacacgtgtatatatctgCTCTCCATCACTAATTCTttaatacacgtgtatatatctgctgtccatcactaattctttaatacacgtgtatatatctgctgtccatcactaattctttaatacacgtgtatatatctgctgtccatcactaattctttaatacacgtgtatatatctgctgtccatcactaattctttaatacacgtgtatatatctgctgtccatcactaattctttaatacacgtgtatatatctgctgtccatcactaattctttaatacatgtgtatatatctgctgtccatcactaattctttaatacacgtgtatatacctgctgtccatcactaattctttaatacacgtgtatatatctgctgtccatcactaattctttaatacacgtgtatatatctgCTCTCCATCACTAATTCTttaatacacgtgtatatatctgctgtccatcactaattctttaatacacgtgtatatatctgctgtccatcactaattctttaatacacgtgtatatatctgctgtccatcactaattctttaatacatgtgtatatatctgctgtccatcactaattctttaatacacgtgtatatacctgctgtccatcactaattctttaatacacgtgtatatatctgctgtccatcactaattctttaatacacgtgtatatatctgctgtccatcactaattctttaatacatgtgtatatatctgctgtccatcgctaattctttaatacacgtgtatatatctgctgtccatcactaattctttaatacacgtgtatatatctgctgtccatcactaattctttaatacacgtgtatatatctgctgtccatcactaattctttaatacacgtgtatatatctgctgtccatcactaattctttaatacacgtgtgtatatacctgctgtccatcactaattctttaatacacgtgtatatatctgctgtccatcactaattctttaatacacgtgtatatatctgctgtccatcactaattctttaatacacgtgtatatacctgctgtccatcactaattctttaatacacgtgtatatatctgctgtccatcactaattctttaatacacgtgtatatatctgctgtccatcactaattctttaatacacgtgtatatatctgctgtccatcactaattctttaatacacgtgtatatatctgctgtccatcactaattctttaatacacgtgtatatatctgctgtccatcactaattctttaatacacgtgtatatatctgctgtccatcactaattctttaatacacgtgtatatatctgctgtccatcactaattctttaatacacgtgtatatatctgctgtccatcactaattctttaatacacgtgtatatatctgctgtccatcactaattctttaatacacgtgtatatatctgctgtccaTCACTAATTCTTTAATACACGGTGCCAACTAAACTGCAATTCAAGCTCTGCCTTCTCTCTCTGAGTCCAAACTCTAGTCTTCTGTTCCTAGCCCATAACATATATATACTTCACATTGATTTGTAGCATGTGTAGGTTACACATGTCTGACTGGCCAGCCTGCCATACCACATTCTACCTGAAGTACTGTGTACTACACAAAGTGAAAGTATGCATGTCCCTACACAAAGTGAAAGTATGCATGTCCCTACACAAAGTGAAAGTATGCATGTCCCTACACAAAGTGAAAGTATGCATGTCCCTACACAAAGTGAAAGTATGCATGTCCCTACACAAAGTGAAAGTATGCATGTCCCTACACAAAGTGAAAGTATGCATGTCCCTACACAAAGTGAAAGTATGCATGTCCCTACACAAAGTGAAAGTATGCATGTCCCTACACAAAGTGAAAGTATGCATGTCCCTACACAAAGTGAAAGTATGCATGTCCCTACACAAAGTGAAAGTATGCATGTCCCTACACAAAGTGAAAGTATGCATGTCCCTACACAAAGTGAAAGTATGCATGTCCCTACACAAAGTGAAAGTATGGTTGCTGTTGTGTGCAGGAGGGTGAGGGCTCAGGCAAGCGAAAGgcagaggatgatgatgatgatgatgaagatgaagaaATGTCCACCAAGAAGGCCAAGAAATATGTCATCAGTGAtgatgaggaagaggaggaggaggaggaagatgagGTGGAATAATTGCCTTTGTTT from Entelurus aequoreus isolate RoL-2023_Sb linkage group LG02, RoL_Eaeq_v1.1, whole genome shotgun sequence includes:
- the LOC133640640 gene encoding RNA polymerase-associated protein LEO1-like, with the translated sequence MADMDELFGSDGDSDNEQRESGTGSGSDSEQERAGTASNPSGSGSDSERGQEDHEDGKASMNKELFGDDSEEEEAHSDHQSDGSMPSDHQHSDVEQQHSGSERGHVDDDDEDVGAQHSDGGSPVGSGMSAAGSGMSAAGSGMSAAGSPRSDRGSVRSDRSDLGTPQSAAATPHSDGEDNHSDQDKWEGLAKSDQSDEEGEKQRYSDEEREHSDHQRPASRKSATPNESVKGSDSEEDFLQRKSKTKLASDSDSDSDVNTNDNKKSVADDLFGEADDISSDSDADKPPTPGQPGDAEDGVEGEQAEEEPVPETRIEVEIPKVSTDLGSDLYFVKLPNFLSVEPRPFDPQYYEDEFEDEEMLDEEGRTRLKLKVENTIRWRVKRDEEGNEARESNARIVKWSDGSMSLHLGNEVFDVYKAPLQGDHNHLFIRQGTGLQGQAVFKTKLTFRPHSTDSATHRKMTLSLADRCSKTQKIRILPMAGRDPESQRNEMIKKEEERLRASIRRESQQRRMREKQHQRGLSSSYLEPDRYDDEEEGEEAISLAAIKSKYKGGGGLREERARIYSSDSDEGSDDDKTQRLMKAKKLDSDEEGEGSGKRKAEDDDDDDEDEEMSTKKAKKYVISDDEEEEEEEEDEVE